The following nucleotide sequence is from Pseudobdellovibrionaceae bacterium.
TTACCTGCGCAGGAGCCTGTGGGGCGCTGACATGATCTGATGTGATGTCCAAAACTTGGTTCAAGCCAGAAGCTCTGTGGCTTTTGTCCACAGGAGTTTCTAAAAAGAAAAAGTAAAATGTAAATAAGCCCAAAACTAGGAGCTGAAGCAAGAACGACATGCCCCTATCCTAGCTTAACTGCTAGGATTTGTCGCCTGCAATATTGATTCAGATTATAAATCTAGGCAGCTGCTTTTTTGGCATTGGCCTTTACAAAATCGATCACTTTGGTGACATTTTCTGGGTATTTGTCTTTTTCATAAGACAGCCCAAGAAGCCCTGTCTCACTGACAAACCGAACTCTGGCAACAAGCATAACGCTCTCATCAAAGTCATCCGCATCCAGCTTTACTTTGACCACATCCCCTAAGTGCAGACCATCCACACCTGTCATACCAATACCAGATTCACTTAAGTTATCCAGCTGCCCGATCTGCACTCCGCCTTCAAATTCCACAGAGACAGTCCCTGTAGCCTGAATACGTGAGTGGCGTCTAAACCCAATACCTAGCCCCGACGAAAGCTCAGGAACATCAAATAAATTTTTCCAGTCAATAAAGCCTTCACGCCACAAGTAAATAAAATCTTTGATCTCATAGTCATCTATGCTTTTCATCACTTGGCTTAATGTGAGTGGTCCTTCCGACTCGCCCTCATAAGCAATATACCAAACAAAGTCTTCCTGCATGCGCTTTTCTTCATTCATCTTATGCGCAATCACCTTAAGATCTTCGACTCGAGTAGCCCCTTCAAGGTCATACTCCGAATCCTGATCCTGTTCGGCATCCGTCCCAGAGGCACTGACTCTTGTAGCCCCTTCTTCATCTGAGTCTTCTTGTAAGGCTTCTACGGGAACATCTCTTGTGATCTCTTCTTCAAACTCACTTAGATTTTCTTCTACGCTGGACTCTGAAGCGTTCACGCGTGTGGCTTCTTCTTCTTCCGCCTCAGCATCTAATTCAGAAGCGTCAAGTTCATAAGGTAAGTCGTCCTCATCTTGCTGATCCTCTTCGGTGGCCACCAAAGAATGTTCTACCACACCCAAGGCATGACTCACACGGGTTGCACCTTCTTCTTCATCGTGAGCCTCTTCATCATCTGCCAAAGACGCACTGACTCTGGTCGAACCTTCGGCTTCATCGTCTTCAATACTAAAAGCTTCAAAGAGTTCATCTTCAGAACCTTCAATATCTTCGATGTCCTCTAGATCATCAATATCATGTAAGTCTTGCGTAGAGGCACTCACACGAGTGGCCCCTTCTCCATCATCCAAGTCATCTTCATCGTCTATATCATTCAGAAGAGCTTGCAGTCTGGCTTCATTGTCATCCTCTTCAGAAGCTTGAACACGTGTAGCCTCTTCATGCTCATCGTTTTCATCTTCAACTGATGAACCTTGAACTCTAGTGGCTTCTTCGCTCTCCGCACTCAATTCAGCGTCGTCATGAGCCAAGTCGTCCATAAAAACACGAGTGGCTTCTTCTGTTGCCGATTGACCGCTCCATTCTAAATTTTCCACTTCTTCATCTTCTGACTCTCGGCCCGCAGGCACATTTTCCATGTCCATCAGTGAGTCCACACGAGTGGCATCTTCAATGACTTGGCTGACACCATCAAAATCAAAATTATGATCCTCACCCTCTTCTTCGCCTCTGGCTTGCACATCTGAATCTAAAAGCGAAGCCATATCAATTTGCGATTCACTAACTTGGGTTTGACCATCAAAGCTCAGATCCAAC
It contains:
- a CDS encoding GYF domain-containing protein; translated protein: MEWFVLKNGDVLGPYETNSVAQMFGSEADVLIWGVPHQEWLSFTDWARKMNMGAVAQQSSSFRRGHSQVHHSQASQSPVSESYVTPAAIAAEPSPVEQPQRSTHREVQQHQEGHSQSTHSEPVVSAYSQSTHSEPIVSAYSQPTHSSSEVPHSGASGHVSHDTGSSDFNPDATAVYVQPTSEVGGLEDDGRTMVSTVDLPLEIPAEEDVDNVIPLRQEATQEPMSHSDSYEAVDVIETSDSVQEIEDLLDDAQEQLVQGADIEELLAEAGSADDPEEAVAAKPTYVEDQGTVDIEQLLEEQSESFDEHADVKDDEYAADEEGATRVSASLSDLDADSDDEEEGATRVSASLSDLEDDSDEEEGATRVSASLDLSDLEEDESSNGDDDLASILGSAFSPPSGEDSDQEGSVDEELDLSFDGQTQVSESQIDMASLLDSDVQARGEEEGEDHNFDFDGVSQVIEDATRVDSLMDMENVPAGRESEDEEVENLEWSGQSATEEATRVFMDDLAHDDAELSAESEEATRVQGSSVEDENDEHEEATRVQASEEDDNEARLQALLNDIDDEDDLDDGEGATRVSASTQDLHDIDDLEDIEDIEGSEDELFEAFSIEDDEAEGSTRVSASLADDEEAHDEEEGATRVSHALGVVEHSLVATEEDQQDEDDLPYELDASELDAEAEEEEATRVNASESSVEENLSEFEEEITRDVPVEALQEDSDEEGATRVSASGTDAEQDQDSEYDLEGATRVEDLKVIAHKMNEEKRMQEDFVWYIAYEGESEGPLTLSQVMKSIDDYEIKDFIYLWREGFIDWKNLFDVPELSSGLGIGFRRHSRIQATGTVSVEFEGGVQIGQLDNLSESGIGMTGVDGLHLGDVVKVKLDADDFDESVMLVARVRFVSETGLLGLSYEKDKYPENVTKVIDFVKANAKKAAA